From a single Collibacillus ludicampi genomic region:
- a CDS encoding cyclase family protein: MYKIYDVTMPIFSGMSVYKNKPEKQPSFERVQSGYVSESRVRLDVHTGTHVDAPLHMVEDGPTLETIPLERLVGSCRVVDLTEVTDGITREDLEKIDIQQGEFLLFKTKNSFDEAFNFEFIYVKEDAARFLAEKGIRGVGIDSLGIERSQPGHPTHKTLFENDIVIIEGLRLRHVPEGNYFMVAAPLHLTGTDAAPARVLLFEGL; encoded by the coding sequence ATGTATAAAATTTACGATGTGACCATGCCCATTTTTTCCGGAATGTCTGTTTATAAGAACAAACCGGAAAAACAACCTTCCTTTGAGAGGGTACAATCGGGATATGTCAGCGAATCGCGCGTTCGTTTGGATGTTCATACGGGGACACATGTAGATGCCCCCTTACATATGGTTGAGGACGGGCCGACGCTTGAAACCATTCCGCTCGAACGCCTCGTAGGTTCCTGTCGAGTTGTCGATCTCACGGAAGTGACAGATGGAATCACGCGCGAGGATTTGGAAAAGATCGACATTCAACAAGGGGAATTTTTACTTTTCAAAACGAAGAATTCGTTCGATGAAGCATTCAATTTCGAATTTATTTATGTGAAGGAAGATGCAGCCCGCTTTTTAGCCGAGAAGGGAATCAGGGGAGTCGGGATCGATTCTCTCGGAATCGAACGGAGCCAGCCTGGACATCCCACGCATAAAACGCTTTTCGAAAACGATATTGTGATCATCGAGGGTTTGCGCTTACGCCATGTACCGGAAGGAAATTATTTTATGGTGGCGGCACCCTTACATTTGACCGGTACAGATGCTGCTCCCGCCCGCGTGTTGTTATTTGAAGGCCTTTAA